CCTGGCCAGGAAAAGTACGCAATTCACCTGATGGATGCACTCAAGTCATCAGACAGACCAGTTCCTCGACAATTGGAGGCAATGGCTGATTCATATCTCTCCAAACTCAACGAACAGGGCAAATCTCACAATCGGTTTAACGGATTCGGAGGCCACAGCTTTTCATTTAACAAATCCGAGTCAGTGAACTACCTGAATGAACAACGAGCTGCATTTGGCTTTATTTCTGATATGATTGACGACGGGGATGCCGATGAGAATTCGGTCGAGATTGAAAGTAACATTGAACGAATCTTCCACGGAGATTGTGACAAAATGACACTATCATTATTGGGTGCTTCTGCCCGGAAGGAAGCTAATCGGACCAAGCTTGAGAAAGCAAGGTTGTTGGCCTACGAAGAGAGTCAAGCCGCCGATGGAGTTCAATCAAGTGGGGACACAATTCTTGACATGAGGTCACGTGCGGTTGAATTGGCGGAAAAGTTACACGAACGTGTTGGTTATACTCCGTCGCCCACATTGTATGCCGAGGAAGTTGAGAAATATACACGTTATGCCTGTGATCTGGAAATAAATGATTTTCCTCGACAGGCTCGTTGGAAAATTACATCTCGTGAAGTTCTTTCTCAGATTGAAGAGTGTTCGTATGGGGCGACCGTAGGGGTGGGTGGAGTGGTGGTGGAACGTGGGAAGAAACCCCCTTAGGGGAGAGAGAAAACTGCACATTTCGATCGCTGCCACCTCACAGGGGGCGTTGGATAGAGCAAAGAACGAGATTGTTCGAATTATCAAAGAAGAGCTGGTGGAAATTCAGGGTTCTTCAGATATCAGGAGTTTGGAAGATATGTGGTTTAAAACGCTTTTGTTAaataaattgtttcattttttctttaatttttaattagttaTCGTGCTAATGTTGTATCTTGTTGGTCTCGGTCTTGGAAGTTGGAAAAGCATATCGCTGAATGGACTTGAGGTGGTCAAACAGGCGGATTATGTGTATATTGAAATGTATACTTCCTTGATGTTTGATACTTCCGAACTAGTTTAGACATTTCACATTTATATTATTAGGAAAAAGAGTGTAAAGGAAATGTTATACACGCAGATCGAGAAATGGTTGAAGCTCGTGATAGTATTTAATTATAGTTtattaaatagatataataatccAACAATCCTTAGAAAATAATGTTGTACTTCTCGTGGGTGGCGACCCTCTGatgtataataaaattatattcaaagGGCCACAACTCATATTGCACTTTACATGTCTTATAAGGACACAGAACAAAAGCCACAAATTCGTGTACTTCACAACGCTTCTATAATTTCTGCTGTTTGCACTTCAGGACTATCAGTTTATATTCAAGAGGTTACGATTCAGGCAATAAAATTCGGAGAAACAGTTTCTATAGTTTTCTGGACCGAGAATTGGCAACCTGAtagtttttatgataaaattttgTCCAACAAGAGGCGTGGTCTTCACACTTTGTGTCTTTTAGGTTGGATTATGACTGTCTAATGATAGATCTTAGATACAGAGAAAGAACTATGGATAATATAATCAAGTTTtcaaatcatattatatatatagtcagagacCAATATATGAAACTCCCCGTAATATGACTATTTCAACTGCTGCTTCACAACTTTGCCAAATAACGAAAAGaagattgacaagtttatttatttggttttatttttcaagatggAATGAATGATATAATTGAATTGAACTCGCCTTGTGTTGGTTTTGCCAGAATTGCTTATAAAGAtatgaattttaaatattcaaCTCTCGAGGACATTGGTTCGTATGATTTTGGTGAGCCGGTGATTTGTTGTTTGGTGGTTTGTGGTGCTTTAAACGACGGTGAAAACCAAATGTTGGAGCTTATAAAATCTTGTAATTATTATAGTCAATCCAATCATTTTcaattttaagaataaaaatttttattcagtttttaacagaattttttaataattacgaATTTATAACCAAGTAGTATTTAAagttaagaaaataaacaaatttattcttGAGTTATTTTTACAATTAGTTATTttcctattattaataataatttttttttttttttttaatgtcgtaATACTACTAAGTAagtcaacaaactaataaattctccagcgagacggagggaacagctgttgccacgcatgacagc
This genomic window from Octopus sinensis unplaced genomic scaffold, ASM634580v1 Contig08735, whole genome shotgun sequence contains:
- the LOC115227937 gene encoding diphthine methyl ester synthase-like, coding for MSYKDTEQKPQIRVLHNASIISAVCTSGLSVYIQEVTIQAIKFGETVSIVFWTENWQPDSFYDKILSNKRRGLHTLCLLDGMNDIIELNSPCVGFARIAYKDMNFKYSTLEDIGSYDFEITQNLSSLSTKEDFSDPPKPSKRIKTKAKRGPAVDFA